A window of the Dyadobacter pollutisoli genome harbors these coding sequences:
- a CDS encoding tetratricopeptide repeat protein encodes MKPSHCYLAFITFIALACFKKQEEKESRQPDSTSRITVCYNPKTTDSEWYSSGKRAPRLEGLTGIDFKISTSNPEVQAYFNQGMMLSYGFNHAEAARSFYQAIRLDSTCAMAYWGFAYVLGPNYNAGMEEGNFQRAWEAGRKAQMLAAKCTPKERALIGAIGTRYAKVPPADRKPLDIAYSNAMEKVYKQYPSDPDIGALYAESLMDLHPWDLYEKNTKAPKAWTPAVTTALENLLKKHPRHTGVNHLHIHAYEASATPEKAMGSAALLDSLVPGAGHLLHMPSHIYINTGDYHMGSLSNIRAVKADSNYITACHAQGAYPLTLFPHNYHFLAATAAMEGNSELAWLAARKVQQYTAKEVMRTPGWGTLQHYYTIPYYVAVKFSMWDTILSMPKPGADLVYPRAVWHYARGMAFLGKHDMAHVQEEMSKLRMLATDTTLQHLTIWDINTTADLVQIASKVLAAGIAAQQNQLDKASTLLREAVAMEDMLNYNEPPDWFFSVRHHLGAVLLKAGKGAEAERVYRQDLLTWKKNGWALIGLHNSLVQQKNTAEAQKVKSAFDQSWQYADIKITASSNIAD; translated from the coding sequence ATGAAGCCCAGTCATTGTTACCTTGCATTCATCACTTTTATCGCCTTGGCCTGTTTCAAAAAGCAGGAGGAAAAAGAAAGCCGGCAGCCCGACAGCACTTCTCGGATCACGGTTTGTTATAATCCCAAAACCACCGATTCTGAATGGTATAGTTCTGGAAAAAGGGCCCCCAGGCTCGAAGGACTGACAGGAATTGACTTCAAAATTTCGACATCCAACCCGGAAGTGCAGGCATATTTCAATCAGGGAATGATGCTTTCCTACGGTTTTAATCATGCCGAGGCTGCCCGGTCGTTTTATCAGGCCATCCGGCTGGATTCCACTTGTGCCATGGCCTACTGGGGTTTTGCCTATGTGCTGGGCCCCAACTATAATGCAGGCATGGAAGAAGGAAACTTCCAGCGTGCCTGGGAAGCCGGCAGGAAAGCGCAAATGCTGGCGGCCAAATGCACTCCAAAAGAACGCGCGCTGATCGGTGCAATAGGTACCCGGTACGCAAAAGTACCCCCTGCCGACAGGAAGCCGCTGGATATTGCTTACTCCAATGCAATGGAGAAAGTATATAAGCAGTATCCTTCCGACCCGGATATCGGAGCCCTGTATGCGGAATCGCTCATGGATCTGCACCCGTGGGACCTTTACGAAAAAAATACGAAAGCACCCAAAGCCTGGACGCCAGCGGTGACCACAGCGCTGGAAAACTTGTTGAAGAAGCACCCGCGGCACACAGGCGTGAACCACCTGCATATCCACGCCTATGAGGCCTCTGCGACACCCGAAAAAGCGATGGGGTCCGCCGCTCTGTTGGATTCGCTGGTTCCGGGCGCGGGGCATTTGCTGCATATGCCGTCGCACATTTACATCAACACCGGTGATTATCATATGGGCTCGCTTTCCAATATCCGTGCTGTGAAAGCCGATAGCAATTACATCACAGCTTGCCATGCGCAGGGAGCCTACCCACTCACTTTATTTCCGCACAATTATCATTTTCTCGCTGCTACGGCTGCTATGGAGGGAAATTCGGAGCTGGCATGGTTAGCCGCGAGAAAAGTACAGCAATATACCGCCAAGGAGGTCATGCGGACACCGGGGTGGGGCACACTTCAGCATTACTACACGATACCTTATTATGTAGCCGTAAAGTTTTCGATGTGGGACACCATTCTTTCCATGCCTAAGCCGGGGGCCGATCTGGTATATCCGCGGGCAGTATGGCACTACGCCAGAGGGATGGCGTTTTTAGGTAAACATGACATGGCCCATGTTCAGGAAGAAATGAGTAAGCTCCGTATGCTGGCAACGGATACCACCTTGCAGCACCTTACGATCTGGGATATAAATACTACCGCCGATCTGGTACAAATAGCCTCCAAAGTGTTGGCCGCAGGCATTGCCGCACAGCAAAACCAACTCGACAAAGCCTCCACACTACTTAGGGAGGCTGTTGCGATGGAGGACATGCTGAATTACAATGAGCCACCAGACTGGTTTTTCTCAGTCAGGCACCACCTTGGGGCGGTATTGCTCAAAGCTGGAAAAGGCGCGGAAGCCGAAAGGGTTTACCGTCAGGATTTGCTAACCTGGAAGAAAAACGGCTGGGCTCTGATAGGTCTCCACAATTCACTGGTGCAGCAAAAAAATACCGCTGAAGCGCAAAAGGTTAAATCCGCCTTTGACCAGTCGTGGCAATATGCCGATATTAAAATCACGGCATCATCCAATATCGCGGATTAG
- a CDS encoding LysR family transcriptional regulator, producing the protein MELRQLKYFLKAKELLNFTEAARALNISQSTLSQQIKQLEDELSVPLFNRIGKRITLTEAGNLFGEYALQSINRADAGLLLLQDLKNLNTGNVTIGVIYSMRILFAKILVQFASQYPNIKIQIVFGTTKDLLERLNLHHFDFILTFHEESREPHLKYQPLFKANMVLVTAKNSSLAQKTNISLQEVAELPLALPFSGSSTIQFFEESFGQKNLVPNICMEINDIPTLFEIVKTGHWHTILSDTSVNDPDVVGIPIDGKNMRRTIMIISLREAYEKKAVKKFYDMLSFLSQ; encoded by the coding sequence ATGGAATTAAGACAGCTCAAATATTTTCTGAAAGCCAAAGAGTTATTGAATTTTACGGAAGCCGCAAGGGCTTTGAATATCAGTCAAAGTACTTTATCACAGCAAATCAAGCAGCTTGAAGATGAACTGAGTGTCCCTTTGTTTAACCGTATTGGAAAAAGAATTACACTTACCGAAGCGGGCAATCTGTTTGGTGAATATGCTTTGCAGAGTATCAACAGAGCTGATGCGGGCCTATTGCTTTTACAAGATTTGAAAAACCTGAATACTGGAAACGTCACGATCGGTGTGATTTATTCCATGCGAATTCTCTTCGCAAAAATATTGGTACAGTTTGCCAGTCAGTATCCAAATATCAAAATCCAGATTGTATTTGGCACCACAAAAGATCTTCTCGAAAGGCTCAATCTGCACCATTTTGACTTTATTCTCACATTTCATGAAGAGTCCAGAGAACCTCATTTAAAGTATCAGCCCCTTTTTAAAGCCAATATGGTATTGGTAACTGCCAAAAATTCGTCTTTGGCGCAAAAAACCAATATATCTCTTCAGGAAGTGGCCGAGCTGCCATTGGCTTTACCTTTCAGTGGCAGCAGTACGATACAGTTTTTCGAGGAGTCATTTGGTCAAAAAAATCTGGTCCCGAATATTTGCATGGAGATCAATGATATCCCTACGTTATTTGAAATCGTAAAAACAGGGCATTGGCACACCATATTGAGTGATACCAGCGTAAACGACCCGGATGTGGTCGGTATCCCTATCGATGGAAAAAACATGAGGCGAACCATTATGATTATTTCCCTCAGAGAAGCCTATGAGAAGAAAGCAGTAAAAAAATTCTATGACATGCTTTCCTTTCTCAGTCAATAG
- a CDS encoding T9SS type A sorting domain-containing protein, whose product MKPPLKSPLKIVLFYIIFQASTLNAFAQSWNQIIKVTAQNNDASSARSANDLYGNSVSISGNYAIVGAYHEGEDPDGLNSVGNAGAAYILYNNAGNWVQVKKITAPVRDVGDLFGNSVSISGDYAIVGAHMEDEDAQETNTLDNSGSAYIFRKDQGGTDNWGLVKKITASTRDIADGFGYSVSISGDYAIVGAYVEDEDVNETNSLYESGSAYVFKKDQGGTDSWGQIKKITASTRGFGDRFGWSVSINGDYAIVGANLEKEDALEANTLSSSGSAYIFKKDQGGADNWGQIKKITASVRASGDNFGWSVSISGDYAIVGAPYENEDALEANTLSFPGSAYIFKKDQGGADNWGQVQKVTASVRAGLDYFGWFVSIGGDYAIVGGPYDDEDASEANTLPSAGSAYIYKKDQGGTDNWGQVQKITASVRADFDVFGISVAIDGDDIIVGAYGEAQDASEANTLLYAGSAYIFQLTPPLPVMLTTFDAVRDENQVLLNWATTMESNSDYFDIQKSGDGHVWKTLGRVLAAVKSEQLRSYSFIDYNPWYDDSPGYENLYRLKMVDVDGSFAYSRIISLSFGSNPRPILNPNPVSDKLYCNPADVAKIESITLINSAGQIMLRIFGESKTSVSVDGLTPGIYLAQIRKKAGAVQVQKVVVVR is encoded by the coding sequence ATGAAACCTCCTCTAAAATCCCCACTGAAAATCGTTCTGTTTTACATCATTTTCCAGGCCAGCACTCTCAATGCTTTTGCACAAAGTTGGAATCAGATTATCAAAGTTACAGCACAAAACAATGACGCTTCGTCGGCAAGAAGTGCCAACGATTTATACGGGAATTCTGTGTCAATATCTGGAAATTATGCTATCGTGGGTGCCTATCATGAAGGTGAAGACCCTGATGGATTGAATTCTGTTGGAAATGCGGGAGCGGCTTACATCCTTTACAACAATGCCGGAAACTGGGTCCAGGTGAAAAAGATCACAGCACCTGTCCGTGACGTGGGTGACCTCTTTGGGAATTCTGTCTCAATAAGTGGAGACTATGCCATTGTAGGTGCCCATATGGAGGATGAAGATGCGCAAGAGACTAATACTTTGGACAATTCCGGCTCGGCTTATATATTCAGAAAAGATCAGGGCGGCACTGACAACTGGGGGCTGGTAAAAAAAATCACTGCTTCCACACGTGATATAGCCGACGGATTTGGCTATTCGGTATCGATCAGCGGAGATTACGCCATCGTAGGTGCTTACGTAGAAGACGAAGACGTAAATGAAACCAACAGTTTGTATGAGTCCGGTTCGGCCTATGTTTTTAAAAAAGATCAAGGGGGCACAGATAGCTGGGGGCAGATAAAGAAGATTACTGCTTCTACACGTGGCTTCGGAGATCGGTTCGGTTGGTCTGTATCAATCAACGGTGATTATGCCATTGTGGGTGCCAATCTTGAAAAGGAAGACGCCCTGGAGGCCAACACTTTGAGTTCGTCCGGTTCGGCCTATATCTTTAAAAAAGATCAGGGGGGCGCAGATAACTGGGGGCAGATAAAGAAAATCACAGCCTCCGTCCGGGCTAGCGGCGACAATTTTGGCTGGTCTGTATCAATCAGCGGTGATTATGCCATTGTGGGCGCTCCTTATGAAAATGAAGACGCTTTGGAGGCCAACACTTTGAGTTTTCCCGGTTCGGCCTATATTTTTAAGAAAGATCAGGGAGGAGCAGATAACTGGGGACAGGTACAGAAAGTCACGGCCTCCGTCCGGGCTGGCCTCGATTATTTTGGCTGGTTTGTATCAATCGGAGGCGATTATGCTATTGTGGGTGGTCCTTATGACGATGAAGATGCTTCGGAAGCCAATACTTTACCTTCCGCTGGCTCTGCTTATATTTATAAAAAAGATCAAGGAGGAACCGATAATTGGGGACAGGTACAAAAAATCACGGCCTCCGTCCGGGCTGACTTCGACGTGTTTGGTATTTCGGTTGCTATCGATGGGGATGATATCATCGTGGGTGCTTATGGGGAAGCCCAAGATGCTTCGGAAGCCAATACTTTATTATATGCCGGATCGGCTTATATTTTCCAGTTAACCCCGCCCTTGCCGGTTATGCTTACCACCTTTGACGCAGTCAGGGACGAAAACCAGGTGCTGCTAAACTGGGCCACAACGATGGAAAGCAACTCTGATTACTTTGATATTCAAAAAAGTGGGGATGGACATGTCTGGAAAACATTGGGACGTGTATTGGCTGCCGTTAAAAGTGAGCAGCTCCGGTCGTATTCTTTTATAGATTACAATCCATGGTATGACGATTCTCCGGGCTACGAAAACCTTTACCGCCTCAAAATGGTGGATGTTGACGGTAGTTTCGCTTACAGCAGGATTATTAGCCTGTCATTTGGTAGTAACCCACGCCCTATCCTTAACCCCAACCCGGTATCTGACAAACTATACTGTAATCCGGCAGATGTTGCAAAAATAGAATCCATTACGTTGATCAACAGCGCCGGGCAAATCATGCTTCGCATCTTTGGAGAAAGTAAAACATCTGTTTCGGTTGATGGCCTCACGCCCGGGATTTATCTGGCGCAAATCAGGAAAAAGGCAGGAGCCGTGCAGGTCCAAAAGGTAGTCGTAGTACGATAA
- a CDS encoding GNAT family N-acetyltransferase, which yields MTEILVRTATLSDLPTLRRFEQGVILAERPFDPLIKNDPVHYYDIEEMITAPHIEIVVAELAGELVGSGYARIERARHYLKHQQHAYLGFMYVEPAYRGQGVNQKVIGTLKQWAISQNITELRLDVYDANIAAIKAYEKTGFTKHLIAMRLGTID from the coding sequence ATGACAGAAATCCTTGTTCGAACGGCTACATTGTCCGATTTGCCCACATTAAGACGTTTTGAGCAAGGTGTAATCCTTGCCGAACGCCCTTTTGATCCTCTGATCAAAAATGATCCTGTTCACTATTATGATATCGAGGAAATGATCACCGCGCCCCATATCGAGATCGTAGTTGCAGAGCTGGCTGGTGAATTGGTTGGTTCTGGTTACGCACGAATTGAAAGGGCCAGGCACTATTTGAAGCATCAGCAGCATGCCTATCTTGGTTTTATGTATGTAGAACCGGCCTATCGAGGACAGGGGGTGAATCAGAAGGTTATCGGGACATTAAAGCAATGGGCAATTTCTCAAAACATTACGGAGTTGCGGCTCGATGTGTATGACGCAAATATTGCAGCCATTAAAGCCTACGAAAAAACAGGTTTCACGAAGCATCTTATCGCCATGCGACTCGGCACTATTGACTGA
- a CDS encoding EthD family reductase: MKLKLIASFFLLISSFAAFSQEKQNSSVVEKGLTKVSVMYPFAEGKTFNMEYYETKHMPMVAAFLGSNLVKYTIEKGVASGIPNQPLPFMAIGTFYIKSLSEYQAAIGPNRDAIRADFANYTNTTPVILVSEVVR; the protein is encoded by the coding sequence ATGAAATTAAAACTAATTGCATCTTTTTTCCTTTTAATCAGTTCTTTTGCGGCGTTTAGTCAGGAAAAGCAAAATAGTAGCGTTGTTGAAAAAGGCTTAACCAAAGTATCCGTTATGTACCCATTTGCCGAAGGTAAGACCTTTAACATGGAGTACTATGAAACGAAGCACATGCCGATGGTAGCAGCGTTTTTAGGATCAAATTTGGTTAAATACACCATCGAAAAGGGAGTTGCCAGCGGCATTCCTAACCAACCACTGCCTTTTATGGCGATTGGCACATTCTATATAAAAAGCCTGAGCGAGTATCAAGCAGCTATCGGGCCAAACAGAGACGCCATTCGTGCCGATTTTGCAAATTACACCAATACCACCCCTGTCATTTTGGTTAGTGAGGTGGTAAGGTAA
- a CDS encoding ABC transporter permease, producing MKRNQQHHPPAWAQRFVEWYCKPGLVEDLIGDLNEYFERNVRTVGPRRAKLIYAIDAIKFFRTYTVRKPSFVDLFINWIMIGSYIKTSGRGLMRNKLFSSINIVGLAISMSVGLLLIAFALDLRSYDRFNKNGERIYRITNVASFKGESSSGGKFGTTSIKTGKLIRDKVTGVEEVAIIRSDFSQDARVGDRVLPIKGFWAEPSLFRILTLPMLEGNPETALRDPYSIVLTETAAKKLFGDASAIGKAIKFDTLEYQVTGVMKDVPFFSHISFEALVSLSTAQQLNKSDKNFEQWANMWSNYVYLMLPENADIASIQSQLNAIAKEENLAEENTKIQLELLPLYHIVVGENLVGGMGGPVGPHMPPIVLWVLGGLALVVILSACFNYTNLSIARGMRRFKEVGLRKAIGAGKSQVRQQFLAEAIMISLAALFLSFFLFLFLRPQLINIAPEMQRTVKLSLTPAMVIAFIVFSVAVGAIAGLMPAIFFSKTSAINALRNVSTVKVFKHVTLRRALAVVQYTVTLIFITTTAIGYVQYKNILAFDLGFNTENILNIDMQGNKPDALLKELSEIPEVTALSRSIIVTSVGNAWGGQMKYKDSQDSALVMTNNVDENYISLHGYKLIAGGNFITRPTTAKAASEVIVNQQFLKRFNIANNDPQKAIGEKVTFSNFKVNGRKMTIVGVMKDFHYGKVDNLIGPVAFMPWTPEDRALINVKIQSSDMPATLAKIESTWKKVDHVHPFEAEFYDEAIEEAYSEFSVLIKIIGFLSVLAISIASMGLFGMVVFTTETRLKEIGIRKVMGADSVNLVYLLSRGFLLLLSISALIALPVTYIFFENFILRNFPYHTPVQIVELFIGFLVVMLIAFIMIGTQTMKAARSNPVEVLKSE from the coding sequence ATGAAGCGTAACCAGCAGCACCATCCGCCCGCCTGGGCACAGCGATTTGTAGAGTGGTATTGTAAGCCAGGGCTTGTGGAGGACCTCATAGGAGATCTCAACGAATATTTCGAGCGGAATGTACGGACCGTCGGGCCGCGGCGCGCGAAGCTGATTTACGCGATAGATGCCATCAAATTTTTCAGAACTTATACCGTACGAAAACCATCATTTGTCGACCTTTTTATCAACTGGATCATGATCGGAAGCTACATCAAAACATCTGGGCGCGGCTTAATGCGCAACAAACTGTTCTCGTCCATTAATATTGTCGGTCTTGCCATTAGTATGTCGGTAGGGTTATTGCTGATCGCATTCGCGCTTGACCTGCGTTCGTACGACAGGTTCAACAAAAATGGCGAGCGGATCTATCGCATCACCAACGTAGCAAGTTTCAAAGGCGAATCGTCGTCCGGAGGCAAGTTTGGAACGACTTCCATCAAGACCGGCAAGCTTATCCGTGACAAAGTAACCGGTGTTGAAGAGGTAGCGATTATCCGCAGTGACTTTTCGCAGGATGCCAGGGTCGGCGATCGTGTTCTTCCTATCAAAGGCTTCTGGGCGGAACCGTCCCTTTTCAGGATCTTAACGCTGCCCATGTTGGAAGGCAATCCCGAAACGGCGCTGCGAGACCCCTACTCGATCGTTCTCACGGAAACGGCGGCAAAGAAGCTGTTCGGCGATGCATCTGCGATCGGCAAGGCCATTAAATTTGATACCCTCGAATACCAGGTGACCGGCGTCATGAAGGACGTCCCATTCTTTTCCCATATCAGTTTCGAAGCATTGGTATCACTGTCAACTGCGCAGCAGCTCAATAAAAGCGATAAGAACTTCGAGCAATGGGCGAATATGTGGTCAAACTACGTGTATCTCATGCTACCGGAAAATGCGGACATCGCCTCCATTCAGTCGCAGCTCAATGCAATAGCAAAGGAGGAAAACTTAGCCGAGGAAAACACGAAGATCCAACTTGAACTTCTTCCTTTATATCATATCGTGGTTGGAGAAAATCTTGTTGGAGGTATGGGAGGTCCCGTGGGCCCACATATGCCTCCAATTGTACTCTGGGTACTCGGCGGGCTTGCATTGGTTGTGATATTGTCTGCGTGTTTCAACTATACCAATCTGTCCATTGCTCGTGGCATGCGCCGGTTTAAGGAAGTAGGCCTTCGGAAGGCGATCGGCGCCGGGAAAAGCCAGGTACGGCAACAGTTCCTCGCTGAGGCGATCATGATCTCCCTGGCCGCCCTTTTTCTTTCTTTCTTCCTATTTCTCTTCCTCAGGCCGCAGCTGATCAATATCGCACCGGAGATGCAGCGCACGGTGAAGCTCAGCCTCACCCCTGCTATGGTGATAGCTTTTATCGTTTTTTCGGTCGCCGTGGGAGCCATAGCCGGTCTAATGCCAGCCATATTCTTTTCGAAAACCAGCGCGATCAATGCGCTCAGGAATGTGTCGACGGTGAAAGTATTCAAACACGTTACCCTCAGACGTGCCCTGGCGGTGGTTCAATACACGGTCACGCTGATCTTCATAACCACCACTGCGATTGGTTATGTACAGTATAAAAACATCCTCGCATTCGATCTGGGATTCAACACCGAAAACATTCTGAACATTGATATGCAGGGTAATAAGCCCGATGCACTTCTCAAAGAACTCAGCGAAATTCCGGAAGTGACTGCATTGTCCCGGTCGATCATTGTCACCAGTGTGGGTAATGCCTGGGGCGGCCAAATGAAATACAAAGATTCACAAGATTCGGCCCTTGTCATGACCAACAATGTCGATGAAAACTACATTTCCCTGCACGGATACAAGCTTATCGCCGGGGGAAATTTTATTACCCGGCCTACTACTGCCAAAGCTGCCAGCGAAGTGATCGTTAACCAGCAGTTTTTAAAGCGATTCAACATTGCTAACAACGATCCCCAGAAAGCCATCGGAGAGAAGGTAACATTCAGCAATTTCAAAGTAAATGGGCGCAAGATGACCATTGTTGGCGTCATGAAAGACTTTCATTATGGCAAGGTCGACAACCTCATCGGACCGGTAGCATTCATGCCCTGGACGCCGGAAGACAGGGCGCTCATTAATGTCAAAATACAAAGTTCCGACATGCCGGCAACATTGGCCAAGATCGAGTCTACATGGAAAAAAGTGGACCATGTCCATCCATTTGAAGCAGAATTCTATGACGAAGCAATAGAAGAAGCATATAGTGAATTTTCCGTCCTGATCAAGATCATCGGGTTCCTGTCGGTCCTCGCGATTTCCATTGCGTCAATGGGATTGTTCGGAATGGTGGTGTTCACAACCGAAACAAGGTTAAAAGAGATCGGTATCCGAAAAGTGATGGGTGCGGACTCCGTCAACCTTGTTTATTTATTGAGCCGCGGTTTTCTGTTACTCTTGTCGATATCGGCACTCATTGCGCTGCCTGTAACCTACATTTTCTTCGAAAATTTTATACTCAGGAACTTCCCCTATCATACTCCGGTGCAGATCGTCGAGCTGTTCATTGGCTTCCTCGTGGTAATGCTGATCGCATTTATCATGATCGGCACGCAGACGATGAAGGCAGCGAGAAGCAATCCGGTGGAGGTGCTCAAAAGTGAATAG
- a CDS encoding T9SS type A sorting domain-containing protein: MEPPFKSSMRVILFYIIFLTGASDAFAQDWSEIIKITAQNNGGSSSRHIQANYGGDVAISGNYAIAGSRFNDTDADGLNLISNAGAAYILFNNAGTWAQVKKITSPVRDAEIFGGSVSIAGDYAVVGAELESLDASESNVVGGAGAVYIFKKDQGGSGNWGLIKKVVAPVRAENDFFGRAVSINGDYLVVGVNNEDQDSDELNTLLQSGAAYIFKKDQGGSDNWGLIKKITASTRGAGDLFGEDVSIDGDYVIVGSPRDSEDANEANPINEAGSAYIFKKDQGGSENWGQIKKFTAPVREATDHFASAVSIGASYAIVGAPQENEDAAELNTLADAGSVYIFKKEEGGTDNWGEIKKITAPVRKSGDFFGLSVSITQDYLIVGAPTEDEDASEANNIGGAGSAYIFKKDLGGIGNWGFQQKIVASLRAPSDAFGWSVSISASYIFVGMPGDDEDALEANTLESAGSAYIFGMVEPLPVTLTTFNAVKNENQVLLTWATTMESNSDYFDIQKSGDGRVWDTLGRVLAAVKSDQLRSYSFTDYNPWHEDSPGHENLYRLKMVDHASDGLDRSFAYSRIISLSFGNNPRIILYPNPVSDKLYCNPADAANIESITMVNSAGQIMFRAFGDRKTSVSVDGLTPGIYLAQIRKKAGTVQTQKVLVVRFSP; the protein is encoded by the coding sequence ATGGAACCTCCTTTTAAATCCTCCATGAGGGTGATTCTTTTTTACATCATTTTCCTGACCGGCGCTTCTGATGCTTTTGCACAAGATTGGAGTGAGATTATCAAAATTACAGCACAAAACAACGGTGGAAGTTCGTCAAGGCATATTCAGGCCAACTATGGCGGGGATGTTGCCATATCCGGGAATTATGCCATTGCCGGCTCCCGCTTCAACGATACTGACGCGGATGGTCTAAATTTGATCTCAAATGCAGGTGCAGCCTATATTCTTTTCAATAATGCAGGTACCTGGGCTCAGGTAAAGAAGATCACATCTCCGGTTCGTGATGCCGAAATTTTTGGAGGATCAGTCTCAATCGCTGGTGATTATGCGGTCGTTGGCGCCGAACTCGAATCACTGGACGCTTCGGAATCAAATGTGGTTGGTGGTGCCGGCGCGGTATATATCTTCAAAAAAGACCAGGGAGGATCAGGAAACTGGGGTTTGATCAAAAAAGTTGTGGCACCCGTTCGCGCCGAAAATGATTTTTTTGGCAGAGCAGTTTCAATCAATGGCGATTACCTGGTTGTCGGGGTTAATAACGAAGATCAGGACTCAGACGAACTTAATACTTTACTTCAATCCGGGGCAGCATACATATTTAAAAAAGACCAGGGCGGCTCCGATAACTGGGGATTGATTAAAAAAATTACGGCTTCCACGCGCGGCGCAGGTGATCTCTTCGGTGAAGATGTATCAATTGACGGAGATTATGTCATTGTTGGCTCCCCCAGGGACAGCGAAGATGCCAACGAAGCAAATCCCATAAATGAAGCGGGCTCGGCTTATATTTTTAAAAAGGATCAGGGCGGCAGTGAAAACTGGGGACAAATCAAAAAATTTACGGCTCCCGTCCGGGAAGCAACTGATCATTTCGCTTCGGCGGTATCAATTGGTGCAAGTTACGCCATCGTAGGGGCACCACAGGAAAACGAAGACGCGGCCGAATTGAATACCCTTGCCGATGCCGGATCTGTCTACATCTTCAAAAAAGAAGAAGGAGGCACGGATAATTGGGGGGAAATCAAAAAGATTACCGCACCAGTACGGAAAAGTGGTGATTTCTTTGGTCTTTCTGTGTCCATCACACAAGACTACTTGATTGTGGGAGCTCCCACGGAGGATGAAGATGCCTCGGAGGCTAACAATATAGGAGGCGCGGGCTCGGCCTATATTTTTAAGAAAGACCTGGGCGGTATTGGAAATTGGGGATTTCAGCAAAAAATTGTCGCCTCTTTACGTGCCCCCAGTGATGCATTTGGATGGTCGGTTTCAATCAGTGCCAGCTACATTTTTGTAGGTATGCCAGGTGATGACGAAGATGCATTGGAAGCCAATACTTTAGAAAGTGCCGGATCTGCTTATATTTTTGGAATGGTTGAACCGCTCCCTGTTACGCTCACCACCTTTAACGCGGTCAAAAACGAAAACCAGGTGCTGCTAACCTGGGCCACGACAATGGAAAGCAATTCAGACTACTTCGATATTCAAAAGAGTGGCGATGGGCGCGTCTGGGATACTCTGGGACGTGTATTGGCCGCCGTTAAAAGTGATCAGCTCCGGTCATATTCATTTACAGATTATAATCCGTGGCACGAAGATTCTCCGGGCCACGAAAACCTGTACCGCCTCAAAATGGTGGATCATGCCTCGGACGGCCTTGACCGCAGTTTTGCATACAGCAGGATTATTAGTCTGTCATTTGGCAATAACCCCCGTATTATCCTCTACCCTAACCCCGTATCCGACAAACTATACTGTAACCCCGCGGATGCAGCAAACATAGAATCCATCACGATGGTCAACAGTGCCGGACAAATCATGTTTCGCGCCTTTGGAGATAGAAAAACATCTGTTTCGGTTGATGGCCTCACGCCCGGCATTTACCTGGCGCAAATCAGGAAGAAAGCTGGAACTGTGCAGACTCAAAAGGTGCTCGTAGTGCGTTTTTCTCCATAA